In Erpetoichthys calabaricus chromosome 2, fErpCal1.3, whole genome shotgun sequence, a genomic segment contains:
- the si:dkey-109j17.5 gene encoding zinc finger BED domain-containing protein 4 isoform X2 produces the protein MPSHSRIFNHFEWAQDQVTTLGNFKMKCKHCSREVSGSYKATSNFFTHMKRHHADIHQVLKEPLLAETTKVKPTVHRYVNPQQAAWKPTDPRQQVLTDSLVNFLTHSLQPLSRVEDPSFKTLLKLAQPSFVLPTQKQLSCVLLPAKTTSLHVTISSQLAKIQGLCVTVSIWSSKDTPSFLGITGHYIHNFKIKHVMLAFKRIDSSANAESIVLFYQQVLCRFGIEDKVVIVVVNHASRKLSVTLPGLEQQYAYENDNSAEFDTNVDLTYLPQSLNCFSHTLHLVVQDGLKHAGEMSGIISKANSVVNYLNQLSLESGNCEGESKKQCPDAVRWNSQLKMLRSILKTNQSDLEQFEIPDKLTMYELNIIKDIVEILSPFELAADQTEKDSQVTASCILPCIRGLRAEMDELSNTYKSQMVSTLKASINCHLTKYEHEEAFTLAAALDPRWKLDWCTVEEASNIKQILTNKVSALAMTITETSTADELSSPPKKRSSLFRFMASDSHRLQFPTATATLSQVESYFSQPSIPEDADPLAFWEQHQVTLPQLAQLASMYLPTPASSAPVDHLFSVDCKAFQPEKYSFSNAMFEELMFIRCNGQLNC, from the exons ATGCCTTCACATTCTCGTATTTTCAACCATTTTGAATGGGCCCAAGACCAGGTGACAACTCTTGGCAACTTCAAGATGAAGTGCAAGCACTGCAGTAGAGAGGTGTCAGGCTCATACAAGGCAACCTCCAATTTCTTCACACACATGAAG AGACACCATGCAGATATTCACCAGGTGCTGAAGGAGCCTCTTCTTGCAGAAACAACTAAGGTTAAGCCAACTGTCCATCGTTATGTGAATCCTCAGCAAGCTGCGTGGAAACCAACTGATCCTCGGCAGCAAGTACTTACAGATAGTCTGGTGAACTTCCTTACCCATTCTCTGCAGCCTTTATCACGTGTGGAGGatccttcttttaaaactttGCTAAAGTTAGCTCAACCTTCATTTGTTCTTCCAACTCAGAAGCAGCTGAGCTGTGTTCTTCTGCCTGCAAAGACAACTAGCCTTCATGTTACAATTAGTTCTCAGCTGGCAAAGATTCAGGGTCTTTGTGTGACAGTGAGTATATGGTCTAGCAAAGATACACCTTCTTTTCTTGGTATTACTGGTCACTAtattcacaattttaaaattaagcatGTCATGCTTGCTTTTAAAAGAATTGACAGTTCAGCTAATGCAGaaagtattgttttgttttaccaGCAAGTGTTATGTAGGTTTGGAATAGAGGACAAAGTTGTCATTGTTGTAGTTAATCATGCCTCCCGCAAACTGAGTGTTACACTTCCTGGTTTGGAACAACAATATGCTTATGAAAATGACAATAGTGCTGAATTTGATACAAATGTTGATCTTACTTACTTGCCTCAGAGCCTTAACTGCTTTTCTCACACACTTCACCTGGTTGTGCAAGATGGGTTAAAACATGCTGGAGAGATGTCTGGAATTATAAGCAAAGCTAACAGTGTTGTCAATTATTTGAATCAATTGAGCTTAGAATCTGGAAACTGTGAAGGAGAAAGTAAGAAGCAATGTCCTGATGCAGTTAGATGGAATAGCCAATTGAAGATGCTCAGATCCATCCTTAAGACGAATCAGTCCGATTTAGAACAGTTTGAAATTCCTGATAAACTCACAATGTATGAATTAAATATTATCAAAGATATTGTTGAAATCCTTAGCCCTTTTGAACTTGCTGCTGACCAAACTGAAAAAGACTCCCAAGTTACTGCTAGTTGCATCCTACCTTGTATACGTGGCCTTCGTGCCGAAATGGATGAATTGTCAAACACCTACAAATCCCAAATGGTTTCAACACTTAAAGCCTCTATTAACTGCCATTTGACTAAATATGAACATGAAGAAGCCTTTACTCTGGCAGCTGCTCTGGATCCACGTTGGAAACTTGACTGGTGTACTGTTGAAGAAGCCAGTAACATTAAGCAAATTTTGACCAACAAGGTTTCAGCTTTGGCCATGACAATTACAGAAACTTCAACAGCAGATGAGTTGTCTTCTCCTCCAAAAAAGCGTTCAAGTTTATTCAGATTTATGGCATCAGATTCCCACCGACTTCAGTTTCCCACTGCCACTGCTACACTTTCTCAGGTTGAAAGCTATTTCAGTCAGCCAAGTATTCCAGAGGATGCGGACCCGTTGGCATTTTGGGAGCAACATCAAGTGACACTTCCTCAGCTTGCTCAGCTGGCATCCATGTATCTTCCAACTCCAGCTTCGTCTGCCCCAGTggatcatttattttcagttgatTGTAAAGCTTTTCAGCCtgagaaatattctttctcaaATGCAATGTTCGAGGAACTTATGTTTATCAGATGCAATGGTCAGTtgaattgttaa
- the si:dkey-109j17.5 gene encoding zinc finger BED domain-containing protein 4 isoform X1: protein MSLILQLLNSVMPSHSRIFNHFEWAQDQVTTLGNFKMKCKHCSREVSGSYKATSNFFTHMKRHHADIHQVLKEPLLAETTKVKPTVHRYVNPQQAAWKPTDPRQQVLTDSLVNFLTHSLQPLSRVEDPSFKTLLKLAQPSFVLPTQKQLSCVLLPAKTTSLHVTISSQLAKIQGLCVTVSIWSSKDTPSFLGITGHYIHNFKIKHVMLAFKRIDSSANAESIVLFYQQVLCRFGIEDKVVIVVVNHASRKLSVTLPGLEQQYAYENDNSAEFDTNVDLTYLPQSLNCFSHTLHLVVQDGLKHAGEMSGIISKANSVVNYLNQLSLESGNCEGESKKQCPDAVRWNSQLKMLRSILKTNQSDLEQFEIPDKLTMYELNIIKDIVEILSPFELAADQTEKDSQVTASCILPCIRGLRAEMDELSNTYKSQMVSTLKASINCHLTKYEHEEAFTLAAALDPRWKLDWCTVEEASNIKQILTNKVSALAMTITETSTADELSSPPKKRSSLFRFMASDSHRLQFPTATATLSQVESYFSQPSIPEDADPLAFWEQHQVTLPQLAQLASMYLPTPASSAPVDHLFSVDCKAFQPEKYSFSNAMFEELMFIRCNGQLNC, encoded by the exons CAGTCATGCCTTCACATTCTCGTATTTTCAACCATTTTGAATGGGCCCAAGACCAGGTGACAACTCTTGGCAACTTCAAGATGAAGTGCAAGCACTGCAGTAGAGAGGTGTCAGGCTCATACAAGGCAACCTCCAATTTCTTCACACACATGAAG AGACACCATGCAGATATTCACCAGGTGCTGAAGGAGCCTCTTCTTGCAGAAACAACTAAGGTTAAGCCAACTGTCCATCGTTATGTGAATCCTCAGCAAGCTGCGTGGAAACCAACTGATCCTCGGCAGCAAGTACTTACAGATAGTCTGGTGAACTTCCTTACCCATTCTCTGCAGCCTTTATCACGTGTGGAGGatccttcttttaaaactttGCTAAAGTTAGCTCAACCTTCATTTGTTCTTCCAACTCAGAAGCAGCTGAGCTGTGTTCTTCTGCCTGCAAAGACAACTAGCCTTCATGTTACAATTAGTTCTCAGCTGGCAAAGATTCAGGGTCTTTGTGTGACAGTGAGTATATGGTCTAGCAAAGATACACCTTCTTTTCTTGGTATTACTGGTCACTAtattcacaattttaaaattaagcatGTCATGCTTGCTTTTAAAAGAATTGACAGTTCAGCTAATGCAGaaagtattgttttgttttaccaGCAAGTGTTATGTAGGTTTGGAATAGAGGACAAAGTTGTCATTGTTGTAGTTAATCATGCCTCCCGCAAACTGAGTGTTACACTTCCTGGTTTGGAACAACAATATGCTTATGAAAATGACAATAGTGCTGAATTTGATACAAATGTTGATCTTACTTACTTGCCTCAGAGCCTTAACTGCTTTTCTCACACACTTCACCTGGTTGTGCAAGATGGGTTAAAACATGCTGGAGAGATGTCTGGAATTATAAGCAAAGCTAACAGTGTTGTCAATTATTTGAATCAATTGAGCTTAGAATCTGGAAACTGTGAAGGAGAAAGTAAGAAGCAATGTCCTGATGCAGTTAGATGGAATAGCCAATTGAAGATGCTCAGATCCATCCTTAAGACGAATCAGTCCGATTTAGAACAGTTTGAAATTCCTGATAAACTCACAATGTATGAATTAAATATTATCAAAGATATTGTTGAAATCCTTAGCCCTTTTGAACTTGCTGCTGACCAAACTGAAAAAGACTCCCAAGTTACTGCTAGTTGCATCCTACCTTGTATACGTGGCCTTCGTGCCGAAATGGATGAATTGTCAAACACCTACAAATCCCAAATGGTTTCAACACTTAAAGCCTCTATTAACTGCCATTTGACTAAATATGAACATGAAGAAGCCTTTACTCTGGCAGCTGCTCTGGATCCACGTTGGAAACTTGACTGGTGTACTGTTGAAGAAGCCAGTAACATTAAGCAAATTTTGACCAACAAGGTTTCAGCTTTGGCCATGACAATTACAGAAACTTCAACAGCAGATGAGTTGTCTTCTCCTCCAAAAAAGCGTTCAAGTTTATTCAGATTTATGGCATCAGATTCCCACCGACTTCAGTTTCCCACTGCCACTGCTACACTTTCTCAGGTTGAAAGCTATTTCAGTCAGCCAAGTATTCCAGAGGATGCGGACCCGTTGGCATTTTGGGAGCAACATCAAGTGACACTTCCTCAGCTTGCTCAGCTGGCATCCATGTATCTTCCAACTCCAGCTTCGTCTGCCCCAGTggatcatttattttcagttgatTGTAAAGCTTTTCAGCCtgagaaatattctttctcaaATGCAATGTTCGAGGAACTTATGTTTATCAGATGCAATGGTCAGTtgaattgttaa